In one window of Paenibacillus sp. J23TS9 DNA:
- the pssA gene encoding CDP-diacylglycerol--serine O-phosphatidyltransferase: MFTKSIPNMFTLGNLFLGMVGIMLAFDNKLSLAAIMIIIAMLCDGLDGRMARALNAQSEFGKELDSLSDVISFGVAPALIMYVTSFHGMPHALIWTVTAIFPICGALRLARFNVQSAGIPGYFIGLPIPAAGGVLATLSLFHKEISAPYMIIAMLILSYLMVSTVKYPNFKKVGLPKKAVMYAPVVIVASVAVAVIFPDQISKLIFVPLVLYAAYGLKQNVEKLTRRRHHDQSADHKVYNDHS; encoded by the coding sequence ATGTTTACGAAATCAATTCCGAACATGTTTACGTTGGGTAACTTGTTTCTCGGAATGGTAGGAATTATGCTGGCTTTTGACAACAAATTAAGTTTGGCAGCCATCATGATTATTATTGCGATGCTTTGCGATGGTTTGGACGGCCGGATGGCCCGGGCGCTCAATGCACAGAGCGAATTCGGCAAGGAACTGGACTCTCTCTCGGATGTGATCTCTTTTGGTGTGGCACCCGCACTCATCATGTATGTAACTTCTTTTCATGGCATGCCTCACGCACTGATCTGGACCGTGACCGCGATTTTCCCGATTTGCGGAGCACTGCGTCTGGCGCGTTTTAATGTTCAATCCGCCGGAATTCCGGGATATTTTATTGGTTTACCTATACCGGCTGCAGGAGGCGTTCTAGCCACACTGTCGCTGTTTCATAAAGAAATATCGGCCCCTTATATGATCATCGCCATGCTGATCCTGTCGTATCTAATGGTCAGCACGGTTAAATATCCTAACTTCAAAAAGGTAGGTCTTCCTAAAAAGGCTGTGATGTACGCACCTGTAGTTATAGTTGCTTCGGTTGCTGTCGCTGTCATTTTTCCGGATCAAATATCCAAACTTATTTTTGTGCCGCTGGTGCTTTATGCAGCATACGGATTGAAACAAAATGTAGAGAAGCTGACCCGCAGACGTCATCATGACCAATCCGCGGATCATAAAGTGTACAACGATCACTCATAA